The genomic segment GAGAAAGACCTGCCAAGTTCATGGTCGCCCGAAGGTGAAAACCTGATCTGGAGCAAGCCGGGACTCGGAACGCGATCGACGCCGATCGTGATGAACGGCAATCTCTACACCATGGTCCGCCACAATCCCGCCACGACCAAAGAAGCCGAGAAGGTCGTCTGCGTCGATGCCGCGACCGGTGAAACGAAATGGGAAAGCATCTTTAATGCGTTCCTGACGGACGTTCCGGACACCCGCGTGGGTTGGTCGAGCGTGGTTGGCGATCCGGTAACGGGCAACGTCTTCGCGCTGGGCGTCTGCGGCTACTTTCAGTGTCTGGATGGTGCGACCGGTAAGACGATCTGGTCGCATTCGATGAGCGAAGAGTATGGCCTGCTGAGCACGTATGGTGGACGAACCAACTTTCCGATTGTGTTCGACAATCTGGTCATCATCAGCGGCGTTGTGATCGGTTGGGGCGAAATGGCTCGACCCGCGCATCGAATCATTGCGTTCGATAAGCGAAACGGACAGGCCGTCTGGTTCCAAAGCACGAAACCGTTTCCCGAAGATACGACCTACAGTTCTCCGGCGATCACCGTCATTAACGGCGAAGCCCAGTATGTCATCGGGTGCGGCGACGGCAGCGTCTACGGAATTCAGCCCCGCACCGGCAAGATCATCTGGAACTACGACGTCTCGATTCGTGGAATCAACACGCCGCCCACGGTTGTTGGCAGCACCGTGCTGTGTGGTCACAGCGAAGAAAATCTCGACGACACCGCGATGGGGGCGCTGTTTGCAATCGACGCCTCCAAATCTGGAAACTTGACCAAGATCGGTGAACTCTGGCGCACTAAAGAAGAGTACATCGGCAAGACCGCTCCGCTGGTGATCGACGATCGAGTTTACTCGGTCGATGACGGTGGAATTTTCTTCGTCAATGATCTGAAGACGGGCAAGCAAATCGGTAAGAAGAAGATCGGCACAATGGGGCGCGGAAGTCCCGTCTATGGCGATGGCAAGCTGTATGTCGTCGACGGGAACGGCCGGTGGTTCATCTTCACGCCGGATGCGAAAGGTCTGAAGCAGATTCACACTCTGCGACTCGAGCAGGGCGACGTCAATGCCTCGCCGATCATTTCGCATGGCCGAATCTATCTCGCCTGTGAAACGATGATGTACTGCATCGGCAAGCCCGATGTGAAACCGTCGGCCGATCCCATTCCGCCAATGCCGAAGGAATCGCCTGTTGATGAGGACAAAAAGCCTGCGACCGCCTTGGTTGTTCCGGTTGAATCGCTGCTGAAACCCGAAAACAAACAGCAATTCTCGGTTCAGCTTTACAACGCCAAAGGCCAGTTCTTGAAGGTCGCGGATGCCCGTGAAGCGAAGTACACCCTGCAGGGGCCTGGCACCATTGATGCCGCTGGCAAATACACCGGCCCCGGTGGAAAGGTGAACAACGCGGTTCTGGTCAACGCCGAAGTGGGCGAACTGAAAAGCCAGGCCCGCATCCGTGTCGTTCCCGAGATCACTGCCGAAACGCCGTGGTCGCTGACGTTTGATGACGGTGTGGTTCCCGTGACCGCGGTGGGGATTCGGTATCGTCACATCGCCATTGATCATGACTACTATCAGGATCTGCGATCCAAAGATCCGTTGGCCGCGAAGATGTACATCTACCTGACGACTCAATTCACGAACGTTCCCGCACCAAAGGCGACTCTGGATGATTCGACGCCAGCCCAGGCCTTTACCGGGTTCAAGCGGTATCTGGGATTGATCGAAGCCATTTCCAATCAGGATCAGGCCAAAGAGAAACTCGATCCGTCCCTGAAGCTTCTGCAAAGCGATGGGGTGATTGCAAACTGGGAATGGACCGGAAATGACAAGATTCCCGTCCAGTTGGTGATCGGCAAAGGAACGCGCAAGGTCGCTGGCAATGGGGTGCTGTGCAAGATCACGACGATCCCCAAGGGGACGCGAAGCCAGGGCTGGCTGGGACATCCCGGTTCCAAAAACTATACGATCCAGGCCGACGTTTTTGCGAATCCCACCGACGCAGGTATCGACGCCGACAAGAATGCGAAAACTCCGGATATCGGTCTGACCAATCAGCGGTATCGATTCGAGATGATGGGGGCCGCTCAGAAGCTCAAGTTGTATTCCTGGATTCCGCATGATCGCAAATTCCACGAAGTCGATTTCCCGTGGCAGACCGGTGTCTGGTACACCATGAAATTCATCGTCACGAACGAAACGCGTGATGGCGCACTTGTCTCGGTTTGCCAGGGCAAGGTCTGGAAGCGGGGTGAAGCCGAGCCTGAATCCTGGTCCATTGAGTGGGCTGACAGCCCCGCCAATGAAAACGGCAGCCCGGGATTGACGGGCAATGCGAAAGATGCCGAAATCTTCATCGATAACGTGAAGGTCACCCCACGCTAAACGGGACGCGAAACCGGTATGTGATGCCCAGGACAGAAATCGCTCATCGATCAACAAAAAACTGACATTGATCACGACAAGGAATAGGCCATGAAATCTCTGTTACCACAAACCGTCCTGGCGCTGTGCCTGGCGATGATCAGTGGCGTCACTGCAGCCGACAAATTCGATCCGACTGAAGATGCGCTGAACCTTATCGGCAAGATGAAAGTCGGCAAGTACGACTGGCCCCAATGGGGGGGATCGTCGCACCGTAACAACACACCCCAGGGCGAGAACATTCCTCACGAATGGAATCTGGACACGGGTGAAAACGTTCTGTGGGCCGCGCCGCTCGGATCGCAAACATATGGAAACCCAGTGGTCGCGAACGGCAAAGTCTTCGTCGGAACCAATAACACGCACGGCTATCTCAAACGCTATCCGTCCAAAATCGACTTGGGTGTGCTGCTTGCGTTTGACGAGAAAACCGGAAAATTTCTCTGGCAAGCCTCGTCACCCAAGTTGCCGACCGGTCGTGTTCATGACTGGCCACAACAAGGGGTCTGTTCCACCGTGTTCTGCGACGACAAACGTCTGTGGTACAACACGAGCCGCGGCGAAGTGCTGTGCCTGGACGTTGAAGGCTTTCATGACGGCGTGAATAACGGCCCTTACAAAGCGGAACCTAACGAGAACAAAGACGAAGCCGATATTATCTGGCGCTACGACATGATGGGTGATCTCGGGATTTCCCAGCACAACATGTGTTCGTGCTCGATCACCTGTGTTGGCGATCGCTGCTTCGTGATCACCGGCAACGGCGTGGATGAAGGGCATATCAATATCCCCGCTCCGAACGCCCCCAGCTTCATCGCGCTGGATAAGAACACCGGCAAATTGCTGTGGTCCGACAAGTCACCCGGCGTCAATATTCTGCACGGACAATGGTCAAGCCCCTGCGTGTTCGAAGCGGGTGGTCGTGAACAGGTCGTGATGGGTGGCGGTGATGGATGGATCTATAGCTTTGATCCGGCAGGCGATGGCAAGGGGGGCGCCAAGCTGTTGTGGAAGTTCGATGGCAATCCCAAGGAATCCATCTATTTGCTGGGCGGACGAGCTACGCGGAATCACATCATCGGCACGCCCGTCTTCTATGACGGTTATGTCTACGTCGGTGTTGGTGAAGATCCTGAGCACGGTGAAGGCATCGGCCACCTGTACTGTATTGATCCGACCAAAGATGGCGACGTGAGTCTGGAACTGGCTGTCTCCGCGGAAGGTAAGCCACTGCCACACAGCCGTTTGCAAGCCGTTGATACCGCCAAGGGTGACAAGGCGATTCCGAATCCGAACGCCGCCGCCGTCTGGCACTATGACTCTGTGGATCGCAACAAGAATGGCAAGAAAGATTTCGAAGAGACGATGCATCGCACGATTGGCAGCGTCGCGATCAAGAATGACTTGCTGTTCATCTCCGACTTCGCAGGTCTGGTCCATTGTCTGGATGCCAAGAAGGCCACGAATGGAAAGCCAACCGTCCACTGGACACATGACATGTTCTCGGCCGCGTGGGGGTCGGTGTTGATCGTCGAAGATAAGGTCTATGTCGGTGACGAAGACGGCGATATCACGATCTTCGAATTGTCCGACAAGCTGAACGTGCTGGCCGAAAACAACATGATCAACTCGATCTATTCGACTCCAATCTGCGCCAACAACACGTTGTTCATTTCGAACAAGAGTACTCTGTTTGCACTCAAGTCAGGTGCGACACTGAAAGGTGGCGTCAAGCAGTTGTCGGGTGAGGGCGGCAGCGCCGAGTAGTTTCTGTTGAGGCAACCCAGCCCGGGTTGACCTTGGCGATAGAACGAGGGATTTCAAACACCGCGGGAATTTTTCCCGCGGTGTTTCCGTAGACGGCGCCATGATTTCAAGATCACGGCATTTCGAAACGAGACGTGCATTTCGATCACCAGCAAGAAGCCGAAGATGAACGTCAGTCGCTCTCACGCGCAGGATCTGGATGGTGACTCGTCAGACGCGATTTCGTCGTCTGCGGCCTGGTGGCTGCTCGGTGCGATTTGCCTGCTGTTTCTCGCGATTCGAATCCCAGTGATGTATCTGCAGCCGGGTGGGATGGATGAAGAATGCTATGCGGTCCCCGGCTGGATGATCGCACGAACCGGAGTGCCGTCGTTACCGCACGTTCCGGCGCGGAATGCGGAATCTGTCTACTATCACGCAGAGCAGGGACTGTATTCGGAACCCCCTGTTTTCTTTTATTTTCAGTCGTTGTTTTTTCTCGCTCTGCCGCCGGTCTATGGAACGGGACGATTGGCAGCGGCCGTCGCGGGAATCGCGTTGCTGGGACTCATGTTTCAATTGATGCGATCCCTGGGGGCCCGTCGTTCGGCCGCGCTGTGGGCGGTGTTGTTATATTCGCTTTCTCGTTGTTTTTTCTTCCCGGCAATGCGCGCCAGACCCGAAATGCTCTGTGCAGTCTTTGGTCTGCTCGCGATGGAATGCCTGTTTCGCTGGATCGATACAAAACAGATCAAATGGCTGGGCTTCATTGGGATCTGTATTGGTTTGGGGGGACTGACGCATCCCTTCGCGATTGTTTACGCCGTTCAATTGGCCGTTTGGACAATGATCGTCGCTCGGGGCTGGCAGCGCCTCTTGCTGCCGACGATGCTCGCCGTTGTCGCAGTTGCTGTCACGGCGACGTGGCTTCCGCTGATTTGGCCACATCCAGATGTCTTTCGAATCCAGTTTCACAACCAGTTCATTCATGACGCGGGGGGAGGACTTTTCGCGAGGATGCTGAATCCTTGGGAATCGTTTGCGTACCATTGGTTTCGCCCAGTCGCGGGACTGGTTCCGCACCTCGGTCTGTGGCAAATTGGTTTGGCACTCGCTCCGCTCGTCTGGGTGACGGCGGAGGCGGTCAGGTACCGCGATCGGCGATGGTTGCCGATTTGCCTTTGCGCATGGACTTCGATGTATTTGATCTGTGTCCTGGTGGGACCACATCATCAAATTACCGGCTACTGGTGCTATACCGGAGCGCTGATGTACCTCTGCGTGGGCCGCGCGGTGGGCTCAAT from the Schlesneria paludicola DSM 18645 genome contains:
- a CDS encoding PQQ-like beta-propeller repeat protein translates to MPLRSWFVCLFGLLVALAVDANSGRLDAADPLDWPYWRGPEMNGISREKDLPSSWSPEGENLIWSKPGLGTRSTPIVMNGNLYTMVRHNPATTKEAEKVVCVDAATGETKWESIFNAFLTDVPDTRVGWSSVVGDPVTGNVFALGVCGYFQCLDGATGKTIWSHSMSEEYGLLSTYGGRTNFPIVFDNLVIISGVVIGWGEMARPAHRIIAFDKRNGQAVWFQSTKPFPEDTTYSSPAITVINGEAQYVIGCGDGSVYGIQPRTGKIIWNYDVSIRGINTPPTVVGSTVLCGHSEENLDDTAMGALFAIDASKSGNLTKIGELWRTKEEYIGKTAPLVIDDRVYSVDDGGIFFVNDLKTGKQIGKKKIGTMGRGSPVYGDGKLYVVDGNGRWFIFTPDAKGLKQIHTLRLEQGDVNASPIISHGRIYLACETMMYCIGKPDVKPSADPIPPMPKESPVDEDKKPATALVVPVESLLKPENKQQFSVQLYNAKGQFLKVADAREAKYTLQGPGTIDAAGKYTGPGGKVNNAVLVNAEVGELKSQARIRVVPEITAETPWSLTFDDGVVPVTAVGIRYRHIAIDHDYYQDLRSKDPLAAKMYIYLTTQFTNVPAPKATLDDSTPAQAFTGFKRYLGLIEAISNQDQAKEKLDPSLKLLQSDGVIANWEWTGNDKIPVQLVIGKGTRKVAGNGVLCKITTIPKGTRSQGWLGHPGSKNYTIQADVFANPTDAGIDADKNAKTPDIGLTNQRYRFEMMGAAQKLKLYSWIPHDRKFHEVDFPWQTGVWYTMKFIVTNETRDGALVSVCQGKVWKRGEAEPESWSIEWADSPANENGSPGLTGNAKDAEIFIDNVKVTPR
- a CDS encoding outer membrane protein assembly factor BamB family protein, whose protein sequence is MKSLLPQTVLALCLAMISGVTAADKFDPTEDALNLIGKMKVGKYDWPQWGGSSHRNNTPQGENIPHEWNLDTGENVLWAAPLGSQTYGNPVVANGKVFVGTNNTHGYLKRYPSKIDLGVLLAFDEKTGKFLWQASSPKLPTGRVHDWPQQGVCSTVFCDDKRLWYNTSRGEVLCLDVEGFHDGVNNGPYKAEPNENKDEADIIWRYDMMGDLGISQHNMCSCSITCVGDRCFVITGNGVDEGHINIPAPNAPSFIALDKNTGKLLWSDKSPGVNILHGQWSSPCVFEAGGREQVVMGGGDGWIYSFDPAGDGKGGAKLLWKFDGNPKESIYLLGGRATRNHIIGTPVFYDGYVYVGVGEDPEHGEGIGHLYCIDPTKDGDVSLELAVSAEGKPLPHSRLQAVDTAKGDKAIPNPNAAAVWHYDSVDRNKNGKKDFEETMHRTIGSVAIKNDLLFISDFAGLVHCLDAKKATNGKPTVHWTHDMFSAAWGSVLIVEDKVYVGDEDGDITIFELSDKLNVLAENNMINSIYSTPICANNTLFISNKSTLFALKSGATLKGGVKQLSGEGGSAE
- a CDS encoding ArnT family glycosyltransferase, which encodes MNVSRSHAQDLDGDSSDAISSSAAWWLLGAICLLFLAIRIPVMYLQPGGMDEECYAVPGWMIARTGVPSLPHVPARNAESVYYHAEQGLYSEPPVFFYFQSLFFLALPPVYGTGRLAAAVAGIALLGLMFQLMRSLGARRSAALWAVLLYSLSRCFFFPAMRARPEMLCAVFGLLAMECLFRWIDTKQIKWLGFIGICIGLGGLTHPFAIVYAVQLAVWTMIVARGWQRLLLPTMLAVVAVAVTATWLPLIWPHPDVFRIQFHNQFIHDAGGGLFARMLNPWESFAYHWFRPVAGLVPHLGLWQIGLALAPLVWVTAEAVRYRDRRWLPICLCAWTSMYLICVLVGPHHQITGYWCYTGALMYLCVGRAVGSILSFGHRWKPLLRTAWMVGVSGVLLVSLVPGAGLRAVATLVWKRNNLNYNAPAFADHLIRSLPRDAAYAVDTEFVFDFIAHERQAVWALMNPTMFLVDQYPFDYLIVSRFALDSGLVKGLPVVLERTFGDRDDLFACYCEVYRRVGVEPAPNDNEQ